DNA sequence from the Oscillatoria sp. FACHB-1406 genome:
TTTTCTTACGAACCGCGAGGTCTTTATTGGACTGTTGTTAAGTTTAATGGCAGTCAATACGAAATGACTGATGTTCAACTTGAATCGCTTCCGCCGGGAAGTCGAATTATTCTAGATGTAGAAAATAGTCCAGCTTTTGCTGTCGAACGATAGAAAAGCAGCAGGATTCTGGAGAAAACTAAAATAGGTAGAGCATCGCTTTAGCGTATGATGAAATGTCTAACATTGAAGCCTAATGAATTTTAAATTCGCGATCGCGAGCGATCTCCATCTTGCCTTACCCCATACCTTTCGCAACGTTCCCCAGCGCTTTCACCTCGTCGAAATTAGCATTCCCGTTATTGAAGGGGTGCTGCAACACCTCGAACAACTCGATCTCGATTTCTTGCTGATTCCCGGCGATTTAACTCAAGATGGAGAACCGGAAAATCATCAATGGTTGCAGCAACGTTTGGCAAAGTTACCCTTTCCCACTTTTGTGATTCCCGGCAATCACGACGTTCTGCAAGTTGAGAAAACTAAAAGCTCGATCGCGCTTGCCGAATTTCCCTATTATTATCACAAGTTCGGCTATCAAAATCCCCAACAACTTTATTACCGCTGCGAACTGCTTCCCGGCGTAGAATTAATTGGTCTAAATTCCAATCAATTCGATGAAAACGGCAAACAACTTTTTACTGGAGGGATTGACAAAGAGCAATTAATATGGTTAAAAGAAACGCTAGCAGATTGCGCTAATCAGTTGGTATTGGTGATGGTTCACCATAACGCGATCGACCACTTGCCCAATCAATCCAAACATCCGCTGGGACGGCGCTACGCGATCGAAAATGCTGCCGAATTGCGCGCTGTATTGCGCTCTGGTGGCGTGCGATTTTTGTTCAGCGGTCATTTGCACGTTCAAGATATTGCCGAGCAAGAGGGATTATACGAGATTACAACGGGTTCTTTAGTCAGTTATCCCCATCCCTATCGTATTTTAGAATTCAAAGATCGGCAGTTAAAAATCAAATCTTATCGCGTCCGACAGATTCCCGGTTACGACAATCTCGGTCATTTTTCGCGGGAAATTATTTCCGATCGCTCCTTGCCTTTAATGCTTAAACTCGCGACTTCCCCGCCCCTGAACTTACCGCCAGAAATGGCGGAACGAGTGGCAGCCCAGTTGCGCTATTTTTGGGCAGATATTGCCGCTGGGGATGCCGTGTTTGATTTCCCGGATTTTCCGCCGCGAGCGCAACAGTTTTTTGAAGGGTTTAGCGCTGCTGCTGCAATTGATAATGATGCAATTTTGAATCTAGATTTTCCGCAGAAATTGGAGCAGTACGTCAAAAGTTGAGTTAAAATCGGTTGACGCTTTCCGGAATGATTAAAACTCCGTTGATTGAGGAAGCAGGCAGCGAACCCACTTTCGTCTGGCTTTGTCCGGGACTTGAGTAGATTTGCAAGGGTTTTAGGGAACGGCAATATGATTTATTTCATCGCAATTTGGACGCTGCTGGCTGTAATTTGCTGGGTTATCGGTACGGCGGTTTTGAATGCCTTAAACGCCCCAGAAGGAACGAGTTGGAGGCTCCGCGCGATCGCGGCGCTGTGGTTAGGTACGATTATCCTAGCGATCGCGTTATTGAGCGCATCCCTCGCCTTACCGCTATCGCCGCTTGTGGGGGGTGCAGTGGCGTTTGGCGGGGCTGGAATTGCACTCCTGTCAGCGCCGACACGAGAAGAACTCAAAGCACTCAAAGCACGCCTTTCTCCCGCCTTCCTGCTGGGCTATTTTGCGATCGCGGCGTTAGTTGCAGCGCTGATGGTTAAACAAGTCACCTGGTTCGATACGGGGCTTTATCACTTCGGTTCGATTCGCTGGATGGAGAAATATGGAGCCGTACCCGGTTTAGCTTTAATTAACAGCAAATTTGGCTTTATTTCCTCCTGGTTTGCCCTCGCTGCGCCCCTCAACCCCGAAAGTTTAGGCTCGCACGTCACCGCTGTCACCAATGGTTTCGTGCTATTGCTCGCAATTTTTCAGCTTGGAGCGAGTTTGGCGCGCATCATTAAGGGGGAGGGAAATATCGCAGATGGGTTGAGTGTAATTTTTCTGGCGATCGCGATTTTTTTGATGCGATTTACCACCTTTATGTCCGCTATTTCTATCTCGCCCTCCCCCGATATTCCGGTGATTATTTTAACGGGGATGATAGCTTGGACGATGCTTTTAATCGCGAGCTACGACACCGCTTCTCTTTTTACAGCCAATCTTCGGACGGACGCGCGCGCTATCCCTCTTATTTTAGCGACGGGGGCGGTGACAATCAAGCTCAGTGCGTTGCCGTTATTATGTATTGCTTGGCTATTTTATCTTTTTGACGAACCCCACAAAATCGCTGCGAATTCAGACTCAGAACCCTTACCTCAGTTGGGGAAAGCTAACGCTCTCAAGCGGGCGATTAAAGGGAGCGCGATCGCGGGAGTATTATTATTGCCGATGGTACTCGTCGGCTTAGTGACTTCGGGGTGTCCGCTCTACCCTTCGACCTTAATGTGCTTCAATTTTTCTTGGTCGATTTCGATCGCGACAACCGTGGCAGAACGGACTGCAATTAATGGTTGGATGTCCTGGTTCGATCCGCCGCCCGCCGGAGAAAATCAGTGGTTTTGGCTATTGAAGGAGTGGTGGAACCTTGCCAATTTTAATAAGGTTATGATTGTTGCGATCGTACTTTCCATTGCGATCGCAATTTATCTATTTAAAACCATTCGCTTTAACGAAATTCGCCCCTTCATTTGGTTATTCGCCCTGAGTGGGTCGGGAATTGTGTATATCATGACCCAAGCCCCGCTGATTCGTTTTGGTTTAGGCTACTTTATCGCAATACCGGCCCTGCTTCTTGCGATTGTATCGGACAAACTTAGCCATCAATTTCCGGTTAAATTGACTCGAAACTTCAAAAATATTTTTCTGAATGACCGAATGCGTTGGCTGGGTTTGCTGCTTGTTAGTGTAGCAATCGTTGGCATTTTGCGTAACGATTTGCGCGAGAATCTATTCATTCCCCCAGAATTGCCCCGAGAGGAAGTTTTCGAGGAAAAAGTCAACGATATCGATTACTTCATCCCCGCCGATCCGCCTAAATGCTGGGCTGCGACTCTCCCCTGCGCGCCCGAAGAAATCTCGAAGAACGTGCGCTTGCGAAATCCCGATCGCGGGTTAGATGCTGGATTTGTTAATCGGAAGTAGGGCTTAAAATAGCGGCTTATCCTATCGTTATACCAATTAAAAATTAAAAATTAAAAATTAAAAATGAAGAAACCTAGATATAATGTGTCGTCCGAACTCGGAGAATTGGTATTATGCTCAAATATAGCGCTACTTGAAAGATGAATAATGAATGGGGAATGGTTAATAATAAATACTTCAACGACTGTTAGAATTTCTCTCTCACCCCGTCTCCTCGTCTCCCCCTCTTCATTATTCATCATTCATCATTCATTATTCACCCCCTCACCCCCTCACCCCGTCTCCCCATATCCCCCTCACCCCTACAAAGTTAATGCAAGAAATGACGAATTCCCGTCAAAACCATGACGACTCCTAACTCATCGGCGGCTTGAATCGAATCCTTATCGCGAATCGAACCGCCCGGTTGAATAATCGCCTCAATTCCCGCCGCTGCTGCACTGCGAACCGAATCGTCGAAGGGGAAGAAGCCATCGCTGGCTAAGGTTGCCCCTTTCGCCCGTTCTCCTGCTTGTTCGAGGGCAATTTTTGCCGAACCAACGCGATTCATCTGCCCCGCCCCAACTCCGAGGGTGACGCGATCGCGCGTGACGACAATTGCATTTGATTTTACGTGCTTGGCGAGCTTCCAAGCAAAGGCCATCTCGGCCATCTGTTCGGGCGTAGGTTGCTTTTGCGTCACGACTTGCCAAGTTTGCGGATCGTCAATTTCATCGTCCGCCGCTTGCACTAAAAATCCACCTGCAATAACCTTAACGGTTTCCCGTTCGCCGCGATGCAAATCTGGCAGCAGCAGCACCCGCAAATTCGACTTTGCTGCTAAAATTTCCCGCGCTTGGGGCGAGCAATCTGGGGCTACAATACATTCGAGAAAGGTTTTCTTCAGTGCGGTTGCTGTAGCTGCATCAATCGTTTGGTTTACAGCGACAATGCCCCCAAATGCAGACACCGAATCGGCGGCAAACGCCTTTTCGTAAGCTTCGACGAGGGTACTGCCCACCGCCGCCCCGCAAGGATTGGTATGCTTGAGGATCGCGACTGTCGGTTCGTCGGCAGGAAATTCCGCAATGATGCGCCGCGCGGCTTCAAGATCGACTAAATTGTTATAGCTGAGTTCTTTTCCTTGCAATTGCTCGGCACTCGTCCATCCCGTCGTTCCGGTTTGATACCAGGTTGCGCTCTGGTGGGGGTTTTCGCCGTAACGCAGCGATTGATGTTCTTGACCAGCGAGGGTATATTGGGAAGCGGGCTGTTGGGTGACGACTTCGGTAAAATAGCTGGAGATGGCGCGATCGTAAGCCATTGTCATCGCGAAGCCTTCTGCCGCGCGCGCTTGCCGAAATTCGAGGCTGGTTTCGCCGTTATTGTCGCGCAATTGCTGTAAATAGTCTTCGTAACGGGTGGGATTGCACAGTACGGTGAGATGCGCGCAGTTTTTCGCCGAAGCGCGCAACATTGCGGGGCCGCCGATATCGATCTGCTCGATCGCGTCGGCTACGGTACAATTGGGCTGCGCGATCGTTTGCTCGAATGGATACAGATTAACCACCACCAAATCGAGCGGACGAATCCCATTCGCCTCCAAATCTGCCACATCTTGCGGCAAATCGCGCCGCGCCAAAATTCCGCCGTGAATGCGCGGATGTAAGGTTTTCACCCTACCGCCCAAAATTTCCGGCGAACCCGTATAGTCGCTAACTTTCATGACAGGAATCCCTGCATCGATCAGCGTTTTCGCCGTTCCGCCACTGCTAATGAGTTCAAACTCAAACGCTTCGACTAATTGCCGTGCGAGTTCGACAATTCCGGTTTTATCCGATACACTCAGCAGTGCTAAACGTTTCATATTCCCTCCAACGCGATTTAGTGCATTTTTTAGCATATCGAGAGTTGGCAATTTTGCTGAAAATATTTAGCTTCCTTTTCGGTTTGCGAAGAATAGGAGCCGAGGTGCTATTACAGGGCAGTAGTCAGATGGCCGCTCGTAACTTGCGAGGCTGGTTAGCGATCGCGGATTGCAGATTTCGGTTTTAAACGCCAGAGTTCTTGATATTTTCCAGCATAAACTCTCTCCACCTTATAGTTTTTCGATTGTTGAAACTTTTGGAGCCAATCTTTCGACGGATTCAATAAGAATAAATCGCTAAAGTTGCCCGATATATCTTGAGATAAATCGGTCGGACTCAGGAATTTAATTTGTGTCTTCGGGTCGAGGACATAGCTCAGTGATAAAATATCTCGCGAGTTAAAACTAGCAATTATTAGCCCCCGATCGGCTTGATTGACAATTTCAGCAATAGCAGGATTATCTTGATTATAGTATTTATTCCACCAACTTTGAGCTTGGGAACTGACAGCACAAGATAAAACGTTAAGTCCAAAAAAGAGAACTAAAATAAGTTTAAAAAATCTTTGTTGTAAACTCCCAGCCTTAGCGGTATCGAGTTGACGCGCAAAAAGATAAGCAACTGATAATTGGATTCCCAAGTAACAGGGGATAAAGTATCTCGCTCCAATCGAACGTCGCCCCCCCAACAGCAAATCTTGCAATACGATGAAAGCTCCTGTTGTTCCAATTAAAAGCAGAATCAACAGCCAGACTCTAAGAGACGCACGCGCGATCGAAAAATAAAGAGCATATCCCACTAAAATCGCGATTGCCAAGAAAATTAAATAGATGAGCGGATTGGATTCGTTAAAATCGACATCAAAGAAGACTCGCATCAAATTGAGAAACGCGATTTTTAACAAAGGCACTATCTCGATCTTTACGGTCGCCCACAGCGGCGAACTAAAGTCTCGAACGCTGAGTAGCCAGGGGATAAAAGCTAGACTTCCAGCGAGCGAGGAAATGAGATAAGAGATCGATTTTTTGTTAAGTCTAAATTTTTCCGCGATCGCTACATAAAGCCCATGAGCTAAAAGAACGAGACAATGGAGCAAATAGCTATATAAACCCAGGATTATCGTGAAAGAATAGAATATCCAACTGAGTTTGGTATTGCACCGTAACGCTTGCAAAAGTGCCGCACTAGAGAGTAAAATTATTACAGTCCAAAGGGCATATTCTCTTGCTTCTTGAGCGTATAAAACATGAAAGGGAGAAATGGCAAAAATAGCAGCGAATAACCCTGCCGCTCGTGAGGAATTAAATAAGTTGAATCCCAGCCAGTAGGCACAAGGTAAAGCCAACAAGCTGATGACCGCAGACGCAGTTCTAATGGTGGCGACTGAATCTCCAAACCACCCAACCCATAATCGAAGTAGGGCATAATAAAGGGGAGGATGCAGAGCATCGAGTTGAGGAGCATTCTTGATGATGTCGATGGCGCTTCGATTGGGATTGAGACGCTGGTATTTTTGCAAATCCTCTGCACTCACAATATGCCCCGTTACTTCTGTGTCAATCTCGGTAACTGAGTAACCCGAAAGCCATAAAGACGTGAAAGTTTCATCCATCCAGTAAACTTTGCGATCGAGATTGGTAAATCGAAAGAAAATGCTAAGAATTAAAAGCAGAATGATGAGGAGGCGGAGTGGATTCTGCCTCATATAATAAAACTGTTCTCTAGCGAGGTTCATAGCTAGCCTTACCCTTCAATAAAGAAATTGGAGAATTGAGGAGAAAGTGTATGAGAATTATAAGCGACGCATCTAGGATGCTTCGAGAAGAAGCTTCTCCTACCTTCTGGCTCGAGGATAAATCTCAAGTCAGGTGCATCTTAGCTAATGATAATGGACAATTATAGCCTTAAATTCTCGCGCTTTC
Encoded proteins:
- a CDS encoding metallophosphoesterase, giving the protein MNFKFAIASDLHLALPHTFRNVPQRFHLVEISIPVIEGVLQHLEQLDLDFLLIPGDLTQDGEPENHQWLQQRLAKLPFPTFVIPGNHDVLQVEKTKSSIALAEFPYYYHKFGYQNPQQLYYRCELLPGVELIGLNSNQFDENGKQLFTGGIDKEQLIWLKETLADCANQLVLVMVHHNAIDHLPNQSKHPLGRRYAIENAAELRAVLRSGGVRFLFSGHLHVQDIAEQEGLYEITTGSLVSYPHPYRILEFKDRQLKIKSYRVRQIPGYDNLGHFSREIISDRSLPLMLKLATSPPLNLPPEMAERVAAQLRYFWADIAAGDAVFDFPDFPPRAQQFFEGFSAAAAIDNDAILNLDFPQKLEQYVKS
- the purH gene encoding bifunctional phosphoribosylaminoimidazolecarboxamide formyltransferase/IMP cyclohydrolase, translating into MKRLALLSVSDKTGIVELARQLVEAFEFELISSGGTAKTLIDAGIPVMKVSDYTGSPEILGGRVKTLHPRIHGGILARRDLPQDVADLEANGIRPLDLVVVNLYPFEQTIAQPNCTVADAIEQIDIGGPAMLRASAKNCAHLTVLCNPTRYEDYLQQLRDNNGETSLEFRQARAAEGFAMTMAYDRAISSYFTEVVTQQPASQYTLAGQEHQSLRYGENPHQSATWYQTGTTGWTSAEQLQGKELSYNNLVDLEAARRIIAEFPADEPTVAILKHTNPCGAAVGSTLVEAYEKAFAADSVSAFGGIVAVNQTIDAATATALKKTFLECIVAPDCSPQAREILAAKSNLRVLLLPDLHRGERETVKVIAGGFLVQAADDEIDDPQTWQVVTQKQPTPEQMAEMAFAWKLAKHVKSNAIVVTRDRVTLGVGAGQMNRVGSAKIALEQAGERAKGATLASDGFFPFDDSVRSAAAAGIEAIIQPGGSIRDKDSIQAADELGVVMVLTGIRHFLH
- a CDS encoding glycosyltransferase family 39 protein — protein: MNLAREQFYYMRQNPLRLLIILLLILSIFFRFTNLDRKVYWMDETFTSLWLSGYSVTEIDTEVTGHIVSAEDLQKYQRLNPNRSAIDIIKNAPQLDALHPPLYYALLRLWVGWFGDSVATIRTASAVISLLALPCAYWLGFNLFNSSRAAGLFAAIFAISPFHVLYAQEAREYALWTVIILLSSAALLQALRCNTKLSWIFYSFTIILGLYSYLLHCLVLLAHGLYVAIAEKFRLNKKSISYLISSLAGSLAFIPWLLSVRDFSSPLWATVKIEIVPLLKIAFLNLMRVFFDVDFNESNPLIYLIFLAIAILVGYALYFSIARASLRVWLLILLLIGTTGAFIVLQDLLLGGRRSIGARYFIPCYLGIQLSVAYLFARQLDTAKAGSLQQRFFKLILVLFFGLNVLSCAVSSQAQSWWNKYYNQDNPAIAEIVNQADRGLIIASFNSRDILSLSYVLDPKTQIKFLSPTDLSQDISGNFSDLFLLNPSKDWLQKFQQSKNYKVERVYAGKYQELWRLKPKSAIRDR